The following are encoded together in the Actinoplanes sp. N902-109 genome:
- a CDS encoding CBS domain-containing protein: MRRWTVSDVMTRDVVSVPATASYRELVDLLVHHRFSAVPVVDEAGRVTGVVSETDLFRKIEYAGDEQPRLFEGHRRRGARAKAGATCAADLMSRPPVVVPAGTSIAAAARLLAGERIKRLPVTGEQGRLVGIVTRGDLLKVHLRGDAEILAEVRTDVLRPYAVEAAHRLHTEVTRGEVTLSGRVDSWSTADILVRLTRLVPGVVAVHDDLSYQLDDRSIDAPSSLYGVP; the protein is encoded by the coding sequence ATGCGAAGGTGGACGGTCTCCGACGTGATGACCAGGGACGTCGTCTCGGTGCCCGCGACCGCGTCGTACCGGGAGCTCGTCGACCTGCTGGTGCACCATCGCTTCAGCGCGGTGCCGGTGGTGGACGAGGCGGGCCGGGTGACCGGGGTGGTGTCCGAGACGGATCTCTTCCGCAAGATCGAGTACGCCGGCGACGAGCAGCCGCGGTTGTTCGAGGGGCACCGCCGCCGTGGTGCCCGGGCCAAGGCGGGCGCCACCTGTGCCGCCGATCTGATGAGCCGGCCGCCCGTAGTGGTCCCGGCGGGCACCAGCATCGCCGCGGCCGCCCGGCTGCTGGCCGGCGAGCGGATCAAACGGCTGCCGGTGACCGGCGAGCAGGGCCGGCTGGTCGGCATCGTCACCCGCGGTGACCTGCTCAAGGTGCACCTGCGCGGCGATGCCGAGATCCTTGCCGAGGTACGGACGGACGTGCTGCGACCCTATGCGGTCGAGGCGGCCCACCGGTTGCACACCGAGGTGACCCGGGGTGAGGTGACCCTGAGCGGCCGGGTGGACTCCTGGTCCACGGCCGACATCCTGGTGCGGCTGACCCGGTTGGTGCCCGGCGTGGTGGCGGTGCACGACGACCTGTCCTACCAGCTCGACGACCGCTCGATCGACGCCCCCAGCTCGCTCTACGGCGTACCGTGA
- a CDS encoding DUF1876 domain-containing protein, with the protein MAHVRTWTIDVNISEHEDERRTRADAILHGPRRLRGEGEARRRPSDREVPEIGDELATARALADLAYKLLDVTAGDIEQFTHRPAHLSS; encoded by the coding sequence ATGGCGCACGTGAGGACCTGGACGATCGACGTCAACATCAGCGAGCACGAGGACGAGCGCCGCACCCGCGCCGATGCGATCCTGCACGGCCCGCGCCGGCTGCGCGGCGAGGGCGAGGCCCGGCGCCGGCCCAGCGACCGGGAGGTGCCCGAGATCGGTGATGAGCTCGCCACCGCCCGTGCCTTGGCCGATCTGGCCTACAAGCTGCTGGATGTGACCGCGGGCGACATCGAGCAGTTCACCCACCGGCCCGCCCACCTGTCGTCGTGA
- a CDS encoding universal stress protein, with amino-acid sequence MSDMRPIEEEARRATAAAATTRYGEAINRYLTAGGYRGAAVPRPPAHRTATGVVVVGVDETPTSYTAVDHAAVEAELRGWDLRLVHVQHSYEISQAAKVAGEDLLSYLAERVHAAAPGMRVSRRLAVGAAAPLLLAEAYNADLVVVGHRHRATGVAFGLSVADRVAAHHTGPVLVVRVPDWPPELGFGSRPLVAGVDDDTPPGVLAFAVAEATARGCDLVVLHAGVAGAATHRAAAVAGVSEVRLVPGDPLPALVEASGQAAAVVVGRRGPGCVAEALLGSVSRGLVQHARCPVFLVR; translated from the coding sequence ATGAGCGACATGCGGCCGATCGAGGAGGAGGCCCGGCGGGCCACCGCGGCTGCGGCGACGACCCGCTACGGCGAAGCGATCAACCGGTACCTGACCGCCGGCGGCTACCGGGGGGCAGCGGTCCCCCGCCCGCCGGCGCACCGGACGGCCACCGGGGTGGTGGTGGTCGGCGTGGACGAGACACCGACCAGCTACACGGCGGTGGATCATGCCGCGGTGGAGGCGGAGCTGCGGGGCTGGGACCTGCGGTTGGTGCATGTGCAGCATTCGTACGAGATCAGCCAGGCCGCCAAGGTGGCCGGCGAGGACCTGCTGTCGTACCTGGCGGAGCGCGTCCACGCGGCTGCGCCCGGGATGCGGGTGAGCCGCCGCCTCGCGGTGGGTGCGGCGGCGCCGTTGCTGCTGGCCGAGGCCTACAACGCCGATCTCGTGGTGGTCGGGCACCGGCACCGCGCCACCGGCGTCGCGTTCGGGCTCAGCGTGGCCGACCGGGTGGCCGCCCACCACACCGGCCCGGTGCTGGTCGTCCGGGTGCCGGACTGGCCGCCGGAGCTCGGCTTCGGCTCCCGGCCGCTGGTCGCCGGGGTCGACGACGACACCCCGCCGGGGGTGCTGGCGTTCGCCGTCGCGGAGGCCACGGCCCGCGGCTGCGATCTGGTCGTGCTGCATGCCGGTGTGGCGGGTGCGGCCACGCACCGGGCCGCCGCCGTGGCCGGGGTCAGCGAGGTGCGGCTGGTGCCCGGTGACCCGCTGCCGGCCCTGGTCGAGGCGTCCGGGCAGGCCGCCGCGGTGGTTGTGGGCCGCCGCGGGCCGGGGTGCGTCGCCGAGGCGCTGCTCGGTTCGGTCAGCCGGGGCCTGGTCCAGCACGCGCGGTGCCCGGTCTTCCTGGTGCGCTGA
- a CDS encoding universal stress protein codes for MMSPAAVLLGYDGSPEADVAIEAAAGLLPAAHAWITCLWTPPFGSEALRRRLWHGSDHLDEFIAAIEREGAAEAERLTAQGSALARAAGWRADPLVERSYGGAGLEFAVLAGKLAADVVVVGSRGLGGARAVLGSVSDLIVHYSSRPVLVVPYPLLTAERSALRAGPVLVGWDGSAGAHRALAVAQRLFGVHRVVPALVVDGVTPEAPPPDGAHLTAVATGIHAGPGRGVAEALTGLAAEHAAAAVVVGSRGRSAVREILLGSVAMATLHRSPRPVLVVPRGALAAGRSAAVPPAGG; via the coding sequence GTGATGTCCCCGGCGGCTGTGTTGCTCGGCTACGACGGCTCACCCGAGGCCGATGTCGCGATCGAGGCGGCTGCGGGCCTGTTGCCCGCTGCGCACGCCTGGATCACCTGTCTCTGGACGCCGCCGTTCGGCAGCGAGGCGTTGCGACGCCGGCTGTGGCACGGCAGCGACCACCTCGACGAGTTCATCGCCGCGATCGAGCGCGAGGGCGCCGCGGAGGCGGAGCGGCTGACCGCGCAGGGCAGCGCCCTCGCCCGGGCGGCCGGCTGGCGGGCCGATCCGCTGGTGGAGCGCAGCTACGGCGGTGCGGGCCTGGAGTTCGCCGTGCTGGCCGGGAAGCTGGCCGCCGACGTCGTCGTGGTCGGCTCGCGGGGGCTCGGCGGCGCCCGGGCGGTGCTGGGCAGCGTCTCCGACCTGATCGTGCACTACAGCTCGCGGCCGGTGCTGGTGGTCCCGTACCCGCTGCTCACCGCCGAACGGTCGGCGCTGCGCGCGGGGCCGGTGCTGGTCGGCTGGGACGGCTCGGCCGGGGCGCACCGGGCGCTGGCCGTGGCGCAGCGGCTGTTCGGCGTGCACCGGGTCGTGCCCGCCCTGGTGGTCGACGGGGTCACCCCGGAGGCGCCGCCGCCCGACGGTGCGCACCTGACCGCCGTGGCCACCGGCATCCACGCCGGCCCGGGCCGCGGGGTCGCCGAGGCCCTCACCGGGCTGGCCGCCGAGCACGCGGCGGCTGCGGTCGTCGTCGGCTCGCGCGGGCGCTCGGCGGTGCGTGAGATCCTGCTCGGCAGCGTCGCGATGGCCACGCTGCACCGCTCGCCGCGCCCGGTGCTGGTGGTCCCGCGCGGTGCCCTGGCCGCCGGCCGGTCCGCTGCCGTACCGCCGGCCGGGGGCTGA
- a CDS encoding DUF4389 domain-containing protein, translating into MGNYPLHVEAHHDERLSRWLWLVKWLLLIPHYLVLAVLGTGSVVLTVVAYLAVLVTGRYPPAIRAYNLGVLRWGWRVAYYGYQALGTDRYPPFTLADVPEHPARVHLSAEDQPPRWLPLVAWLLAVPHLMILSLLYGAARRQHVPLSFLGLLVLFCGVAVLFTGRYPGGLHDLLVGIGRWNLRVIGYLMLITHRYPPFRLDQGGSEPEPPPVAPDRLETPHTAGRASAAGPVAALVTGVLLLAPGVGLGVVGSGLLTLESQRDSAGYVTGPSVRLSSATAAVTAENLTITDAALWGRDVTDIGALRITATDAAGAPLFVGIGPQSAVDDWLAGTAHDEFADLNDGTAGYDRAGGVVRAVADPAAQPFWLASTAAPGTATIEWTAVRGDFAVVVANADGSPGVTANVRGAVQLSDLSGLGGGLLAAGLLLTAVAIALITLGGIGLGRRHGGPPPPVQPPPVQPPAGSPPQAPPLSAGR; encoded by the coding sequence GCTCGGCACCGGGTCGGTCGTGCTCACCGTGGTGGCGTATCTCGCGGTGCTGGTCACCGGCCGCTATCCGCCCGCGATCCGGGCGTACAACCTGGGCGTGCTGCGGTGGGGCTGGCGCGTCGCGTACTACGGTTACCAGGCGCTCGGGACGGACCGTTATCCCCCGTTCACCCTCGCCGACGTCCCGGAGCACCCGGCGCGCGTGCACCTGTCCGCCGAAGACCAGCCGCCACGGTGGCTGCCGCTGGTGGCGTGGTTGCTCGCCGTACCGCATCTGATGATCCTGAGCCTGCTGTACGGCGCGGCCCGCCGGCAGCACGTGCCGCTGAGCTTCCTCGGCCTGCTGGTGCTGTTCTGCGGCGTCGCGGTGCTGTTCACCGGCCGGTACCCGGGCGGGCTGCACGATCTGCTGGTCGGCATCGGACGGTGGAACCTGCGCGTCATCGGCTACCTGATGCTGATCACCCACCGGTACCCGCCGTTCCGGCTCGACCAGGGCGGCTCCGAACCCGAACCGCCACCGGTGGCTCCGGACCGCCTGGAAACCCCGCACACCGCGGGCCGCGCGTCCGCGGCCGGACCGGTCGCCGCGCTGGTGACCGGGGTGCTGCTGCTGGCCCCGGGGGTGGGGCTCGGCGTGGTCGGCAGCGGCCTGCTGACGCTGGAGTCCCAGCGGGACAGCGCCGGGTACGTCACCGGCCCGAGCGTACGGTTGAGCAGCGCCACCGCGGCGGTCACCGCGGAGAACCTCACCATCACCGACGCCGCGCTCTGGGGCCGGGACGTCACCGACATCGGCGCCCTGCGCATCACGGCCACCGACGCGGCCGGTGCACCGCTGTTCGTCGGTATCGGCCCGCAGAGCGCGGTGGACGACTGGCTCGCCGGCACCGCGCACGACGAGTTCGCCGACCTGAACGACGGCACCGCGGGCTACGACCGCGCCGGTGGCGTCGTGCGAGCCGTGGCGGACCCGGCCGCCCAGCCGTTCTGGCTCGCGTCCACCGCCGCACCCGGCACAGCGACCATCGAGTGGACCGCCGTGCGCGGCGATTTCGCCGTGGTCGTGGCCAACGCCGACGGCAGCCCCGGGGTGACCGCGAACGTGCGCGGGGCCGTGCAGCTGTCCGACCTGTCCGGGCTCGGCGGCGGTCTGCTCGCGGCCGGCCTCCTGCTGACCGCCGTGGCGATCGCGCTGATCACGCTGGGTGGCATCGGCCTGGGCCGCCGGCACGGCGGGCCACCGCCGCCGGTCCAGCCGCCACCGGTGCAACCACCGGCCGGATCACCCCCGCAGGCACCTCCGCTGAGCGCCGGACGGTGA